From the genome of Streptomyces sp. NBC_01116, one region includes:
- a CDS encoding DUF192 domain-containing protein: MRTWRDGDGTLTVGTDSGAREVPLRIAASYRARTKGLLGRDGIEGAMMLTPCGSVHTFRMRFPIDVAYLDRKFTVLAVRTMKPGRLGLPRLRARHVVEAEAGAMERWGVRPGVRVELRTTGPASGTPGASGAPEASGTSGSGA, from the coding sequence ATGAGGACATGGCGCGATGGCGACGGGACGCTCACGGTCGGCACGGACTCCGGGGCCCGGGAGGTGCCGCTGCGGATAGCGGCCTCGTACCGGGCCCGTACCAAGGGGCTGCTGGGGCGGGACGGGATCGAGGGGGCGATGATGCTCACCCCGTGCGGGAGCGTGCACACCTTCCGGATGCGGTTCCCCATCGATGTGGCGTACCTGGACCGGAAGTTCACGGTCCTGGCCGTCCGCACGATGAAGCCCGGCCGGCTCGGCCTGCCCCGGCTGCGCGCCCGGCACGTGGTGGAGGCGGAGGCCGGGGCGATGGAGCGGTGGGGGGTGCGGCCGGGCGTGCGGGTGGAGTTGAGGACGACGGGCCCCGCCTCCGGGACGCCGGGTGCGTCCGGCGCCCCCGAGGCGTCGGGGACGTCAGGTTCCGGAGCCTGA
- a CDS encoding prepilin peptidase, which produces MDVVLLALAAVWGAVTGLLIPRAAYRFAVEPEEPWRTTCPAGHPLTGPARGWLGPARCAPCATAPGPPAVPGTGTTTADTATTTDTSSTTSTADAGHDTGTPAAPATPAPGPSAYAPGVLAPLVTVVACVVLAAATGARPELIGWLALTPVAVLLAVVDRRVHRLPDPLTLPLAAAAVLLLGGAALLPGHAGSWTSGLLGGLALGGFYFLLFLINPNGMGFGDVKLALALGVALGWYGWTVLFVGGFAGFLFGAAYGLGLVVLRRAGRRTGIPFGPFMIGGALTGLLLGALAG; this is translated from the coding sequence GTGGACGTCGTGCTGCTCGCCCTCGCCGCGGTCTGGGGTGCCGTCACCGGACTCCTGATCCCGCGTGCCGCCTACCGGTTCGCCGTCGAGCCCGAGGAGCCCTGGCGCACGACGTGCCCCGCGGGGCATCCGCTCACCGGCCCGGCCCGCGGCTGGCTCGGCCCGGCCCGGTGCGCGCCCTGCGCCACCGCCCCGGGACCACCGGCCGTGCCCGGGACCGGCACCACCACCGCCGACACCGCCACCACGACCGACACCTCCTCCACCACCTCCACCGCCGACGCGGGCCACGACACCGGAACTCCGGCAGCTCCTGCGACTCCGGCCCCCGGTCCGTCCGCCTACGCCCCCGGCGTCCTCGCGCCCCTCGTCACCGTGGTCGCCTGCGTCGTGCTCGCCGCCGCCACCGGGGCCAGGCCCGAGCTGATCGGGTGGCTGGCGCTGACCCCCGTCGCCGTGCTCCTCGCCGTCGTCGACCGGCGGGTGCACCGGCTGCCCGACCCGCTGACCCTGCCCCTGGCGGCCGCGGCCGTCCTGCTGCTCGGCGGGGCCGCGCTGCTTCCCGGGCACGCCGGATCCTGGACCTCCGGCCTGCTGGGCGGCCTGGCCCTCGGCGGCTTCTACTTCCTGCTCTTCCTGATCAACCCGAACGGCATGGGCTTCGGCGACGTGAAGCTCGCCCTCGCCCTGGGCGTGGCGCTCGGCTGGTACGGCTGGACCGTGCTGTTCGTGGGCGGGTTCGCCGGATTCCTGTTCGGGGCGGCATACGGGCTCGGTCTGGTGGTCCTGCGCCGGGCGGGGCGCAGGACCGGCATCCCGTTCGGGCCGTTCATGATCGGCGGGGCGCTGACCGGCCTGCTGCTCGGCGCCCTGGCCGGGTGA